The following are encoded in a window of Amycolatopsis lexingtonensis genomic DNA:
- a CDS encoding coproporphyrinogen-III oxidase family protein yields the protein MSAHADLLVYLHIPFCRSKCHFCDWVTEVPTSELLLRETDQPRIRHLDALCWEIAERGGALGEQGYTPSIQYWGGGTASILTTDEIARLGAALREVFTFRDLQESTIECSPDSLSPAKLAAFRDAGFTRLSSGVQSFDPARLRTLGRSHDAGQARTAVRWAAEAGFDDISIDLICGFPGQSAHEVAESVRAALDLPITHVALYPYRPAHGTVMRRQLGRGGRTIDRDEQRRGYAAGAELLVGAGFPEYAMSHFGSRQCFSDLTYFQLRSDWAGFGSGATSVVGGRYLSHARGRLLDYNRDPLSFEEDYELSSAAIAPRLLYQSLTTFEGAERARWQARTGRDFDEIMAEPACRSLLEFFESVTTVVRDERGIRLPSTEIADAFIDLQYLNAPKQGRAQLSATAAALMG from the coding sequence ATGAGCGCCCACGCGGACCTGCTGGTCTACCTGCACATCCCGTTCTGCCGGTCGAAGTGCCACTTCTGCGACTGGGTGACCGAGGTGCCCACCTCGGAGCTGCTGCTGCGCGAGACCGACCAGCCGCGCATCCGCCACCTCGACGCGTTGTGCTGGGAGATCGCCGAGCGCGGTGGCGCGCTGGGCGAACAGGGCTACACCCCTTCGATCCAGTACTGGGGCGGTGGCACCGCGAGCATCCTCACCACCGACGAGATCGCCCGGCTCGGGGCGGCGCTGCGCGAGGTCTTCACGTTCCGCGATCTCCAGGAATCCACCATCGAGTGCAGTCCGGACTCTCTGAGCCCGGCCAAGCTGGCGGCCTTCCGCGATGCCGGCTTCACCCGCCTCTCCAGCGGGGTGCAGTCGTTCGACCCGGCGCGCCTACGCACCCTGGGCCGCAGCCACGACGCCGGCCAGGCCCGCACTGCGGTCCGCTGGGCGGCGGAGGCCGGGTTCGACGACATCAGCATCGACCTGATCTGCGGCTTCCCCGGGCAGTCCGCGCACGAGGTGGCCGAGTCGGTGCGGGCCGCGCTGGACCTGCCGATCACCCACGTCGCGCTCTACCCGTATCGGCCCGCGCACGGCACCGTGATGCGCCGCCAGCTCGGGCGCGGCGGGCGCACCATCGATCGGGACGAGCAGCGCCGCGGCTACGCCGCCGGAGCCGAACTGCTGGTCGGCGCCGGGTTCCCGGAATACGCCATGAGCCACTTCGGCTCCCGGCAGTGCTTCTCCGACCTGACCTACTTCCAGCTGCGCTCGGACTGGGCCGGCTTCGGATCCGGAGCCACGTCCGTGGTCGGCGGCCGCTACCTGTCACACGCACGGGGCAGACTGCTGGACTACAACCGGGATCCACTGTCGTTCGAAGAGGACTACGAGCTGTCCTCCGCGGCGATCGCCCCGCGCTTGCTCTACCAGTCGCTGACCACTTTCGAGGGCGCCGAACGGGCCCGGTGGCAGGCACGCACCGGCCGGGACTTCGACGAGATCATGGCCGAACCGGCGTGCCGCTCGCTGCTGGAGTTCTTCGAGTCCGTCACCACCGTCGTCCGTGACGAGCGCGGGATCCGGCTCCCCAGCACCGAGATCGCGGACGCCTTCATCGATCTGCAGTACCTCAACGCACCCAAACAGGGCCGGGCCCAGCTGTCCGCCACCGCCGCGGCCCTCATGGGCTGA
- a CDS encoding SagB/ThcOx family dehydrogenase codes for MTEHETGFAQVSLGLNAYRPVTPDLRAVGVRTHQLRFDNLGVDQNATAQRIAEEFLLASRLRAHDRDGQLSTSDYFGDMMVTVLAQLDDDPVPPGRTVDLPERLPVTMQLDEAALRRRSVRGFSGDPVSLAELGTLLRIADGVTAEADVELLRGGHETFRFRTAPSGGGLYPIALHVAALDVTGLPAGLYRYQPVRDLLVREGDRGQMDRVLEAFDHPGTAIGLDTAAALVVMVATPWRSMRKYGPRGLRFALHEAGAIAQNMHLAVTALGLGSSDCASFLDDPLHTALGVDGTMRAAVHSVIVGRPE; via the coding sequence ATGACCGAACACGAAACCGGCTTCGCCCAGGTGAGCCTGGGCCTCAACGCCTACCGGCCGGTCACGCCGGACCTGCGCGCCGTGGGCGTGCGCACCCACCAGCTGCGCTTCGACAACCTCGGCGTCGACCAGAACGCGACCGCCCAACGCATCGCCGAGGAGTTCCTGCTGGCAAGCAGGTTGCGGGCGCACGACCGGGACGGTCAACTGTCCACTTCGGACTACTTCGGCGACATGATGGTCACCGTGCTGGCCCAGCTCGACGACGACCCGGTACCGCCGGGCCGCACCGTGGATCTGCCCGAGCGGCTACCGGTCACGATGCAGCTCGACGAAGCCGCACTGCGGCGGCGCAGCGTCCGCGGGTTCAGCGGCGACCCCGTGTCGCTGGCCGAGCTGGGCACCCTGCTGCGCATCGCCGACGGGGTCACCGCCGAGGCGGACGTCGAGCTGCTGCGTGGCGGGCATGAAACCTTCCGGTTCCGCACCGCCCCCAGCGGCGGCGGGCTGTACCCGATCGCCCTGCACGTCGCCGCGCTCGACGTGACCGGGCTGCCCGCCGGCCTCTACCGCTACCAGCCGGTGCGCGACCTGCTCGTCCGCGAGGGTGACCGAGGGCAAATGGACCGAGTGCTGGAGGCGTTCGACCACCCGGGCACCGCCATCGGCCTCGACACCGCCGCCGCGCTGGTGGTCATGGTGGCCACCCCGTGGCGCAGCATGCGCAAGTACGGGCCGCGCGGGTTGCGGTTCGCCCTGCACGAAGCCGGCGCGATCGCCCAGAACATGCACCTCGCCGTCACCGCATTGGGGCTGGGGTCGAGCGACTGCGCCAGCTTCCTCGACGACCCGCTGCACACGGCCCTCGGCGTGGACGGCACGATGCGCGCCGCCGTCCACTCGGTGATAGTAGGGCGGCCGGAATGA
- a CDS encoding VOC family protein, giving the protein MIPKPVIINVPVDDVDTGIKFYEQFLGLTMARSLSYEVSFHAPVSSDGILLTVNKRHFPGEGVTVMFHVEDLDRALEDWKAAGGTVVAGPYDLPLPHRIREEFRDQFRDSPFYRGEAGDSMGRGASLNDPEGNRLGVVEFNRWAHATFALGEYARPVTADQLRDQQIALGRRIPATTQLFER; this is encoded by the coding sequence ATGATTCCCAAACCTGTGATCATAAACGTCCCGGTCGACGACGTCGACACGGGCATCAAATTCTACGAACAATTCCTCGGACTCACGATGGCTCGTTCGCTGTCCTATGAGGTGTCATTCCACGCACCGGTTTCGAGCGATGGAATCCTGCTCACGGTGAACAAAAGGCATTTTCCGGGCGAGGGCGTCACCGTCATGTTCCACGTCGAGGACCTCGACCGGGCGCTCGAGGACTGGAAGGCCGCCGGGGGCACCGTCGTGGCCGGTCCCTACGACCTTCCGCTGCCCCACCGGATCCGCGAGGAGTTCCGCGACCAGTTCCGCGACAGCCCGTTCTACCGGGGCGAAGCGGGAGACAGCATGGGCCGCGGGGCCAGCCTGAACGACCCGGAGGGCAACCGGCTCGGGGTGGTGGAGTTCAACCGGTGGGCGCACGCGACCTTCGCGCTCGGCGAATACGCCCGGCCGGTGACAGCCGATCAGCTCAGGGACCAGCAGATCGCGCTCGGCCGCCGGATCCCCGCCACGACACAGCTGTTCGAGAGATGA